One region of Citrus sinensis cultivar Valencia sweet orange chromosome 6, DVS_A1.0, whole genome shotgun sequence genomic DNA includes:
- the LOC102628924 gene encoding protein FAR1-RELATED SEQUENCE 7-like has protein sequence MDEMNDSVSSNPEQFLNDGERLFNGIAADSNENQGGHDPHPFWKFEAQEGTSTSMLDLDWCWPDEISRPGGHTNNHNSSDCWSAASEAHCLNNNFLPAAAAASDAVFPPLLNVVTDGAENADAAVMKRQLQNTEKPLEMAHNSLQHLPSFDTHIVSLESDGESLMSSESNGDEIQSQSTVNLRGEIPEVNSQNPELGMVFSSQEEAYMFYTTYAKRIGFSVRKAKVRRLSNGAIRKRLFYCSRQGFRAKKQSTKATKYQRKETRTGCDAMVEFTVENGKWMISGFTPEHNHDLEGKSKPVVGSSTKVSEDHSISTTMNKAATVKEAQPLNSVGFQGINCPGIPCDEKTSCPKLLDGQSLIKYFRRLEMEAPSFSYTVQVNAENCLTGFFWTDGRSRIDYDYFGDVVILDTTFRIEANNMIYAPFLGLNHHRQYVLFGGAFLLDDSKDSFIWLLRTFLDSMGRRQPSTIFTDGYQAMADAIKMVLPKTQHLLGIWYILRNAKANLSKCYGEPGFNSLFNKCIFDCESEAEFESMWESLLEQYELCANPWLKTQYMLRRKWAHCFCKSAFSAGIRSTQHCYDISHVFHSLTSKATTPLQFVQQYFKVAEQQRREELYEDFRCNGSAPPTILRSNAIEKEAAKIYSCTMFKLFRAELLECLSVAIEEIQGDGMTAKFRLNEEGQKKEKIVEFNCVETHLTCSCKKYESVGILCVHALKVLNAKNIFHIPPQYILKRWTKSAKDGMVVNGHEGEVVDDSQRHLHLDESKLMHKALNVITKSLPFEGTRMIADDYLSIALKNIEDALRTKNIGQLNTRDVYDAYKDAAAAADANGIISVKTQRMESNPSTVNQQEALNYRIKCQLKRKYDNDGRETKSKSSDGAITHCHSFKEVTKGGDYQGSKKHASRSYSVGENSRHSACVSALPPLPSQSTGNQFKDHNKSRLNVQVRLEETEKERERLEEIEKEIKSWFQPM, from the exons ATGGATGAAATGAATGATTCAGTTTCGTCAAATCCAGAGCAGTTTTTGAATGATGGTGAGAGATTGTTCAATGGGATTGCAGCGGACTCCAACGAAAACCAAGGCGGTCATGATCCACACCCCTTTTGGAAATTTGAAGCACAGGAAGGGACATCAACATCTATGTTGGACCTTGACTGGTGTTGGCCTGATGAAATTTCCCGGCCTGGAGGACACACCAACAACCACAATTCAAGTGATTGCTGGTCTGCTGCTTCTGAAGCTCACtgtctaaataataatttcttgcctgctgctgctgctgcttcagATGCCGTATTTCCACCTTTGTTAAATGTCGTAACTGATGGAGCGGAAAATGCGGATGCTGCAGTGATGAAACGCCAGCTTCAAAATACTGAAAAACCG CTGGAGATGGCGCACAATTCACTTCAACACCTTCCAAGTTTCGATACACATATAGTGTCCCTAGAGAGTGATGGAGAAAGTTTGATGTCCTCTGAAAGTAATGGAGATGAGATACAATCTCAATCAACTGTCAATTTAAGGGGAGAAATACCAGAAGTTAATTCTCAAAATCCAGAACTTGGGATGGTGTTTTCATCTCAAGAGGAGGCTTACATGTTTTACACAACTTATGCTAAAAGAATTGGTTTCTCTGTGAGAAAAGCTAAGGTGCGGCGACTGTCAAATGGAGCCATTAGGAAACGTCTTTTCTACTGTTCAAGACAAGGATTTCGAGCAAAGAAACAGTCTACCAAGGCAACAAAGTATCAAAGGAAAGAGACCAGAACAGGTTGTGATGCCATGGTTGAATTTACTGTTGAAAATGGAAAGTGGATGATCTCTGGCTTTACTCCCGAGCATAATCATGACCTTGAAGGCAAGTCAAAGCCTGTGGTAGGTTCATCCACCAAAGTCTCGGAGGATCATTCAATAAGTACCACTATGAATAAAGCTGCGACGGTGAAAGAAGCACAGCCTTTGAATTCTGTTGGATTTCAAGGTATCAATTGCCCAGGCATCCCTTGTGATGAGAAAACAAGTTGTCCAAAACTTCTTGATGGACAAagtttaatcaaatatttcagaCGTTTGGAAATGGAAGCTCCATCATTTTCTTACACAGTACAAGTGAATGCTGAAAACTGCTTGACAGGTTTCTTTTGGACGGATGGTAGGTCAAGGATAGACTATGACTACTTTGGGGATGTTGTCATTCTGGACACAACATTTCGAATTGAAGCGAATAATATGATTTATGCACCATTTTTAGGACTTAACCATCATCGACAATATGTCTTGTTTGGAGGCGCTTTCTTGCTTGATGACAGCAAGGATTCATTCATTTGGTTGTTAAGGACATTTCTGGACTCAATGGGCAGGCGTCAACCAAGCACAATATTCACTGATGGGTATCAAGCAATGGCAGATGCAATAAAGATGGTGCTGCCAAAGACACAACACCTTCTTGGAATATGGTACATCCTCCGAAATGCTAAAGCAAACCTCTCCAAATGTTATGGAGAACCTGGTTTCAACAGTCTTTTCAATAAATGCATCTTTGATTGTGAATCAGAGGCAGAATTCGAGTCTATGTGGGAGTCTTTACTGGAGCAATATGAGCTTTGTGCAAATCCTTGGCTCAAAACTCAATATATGTTGAGGAGAAAATGGGCTCATTGTTTCTGTAAGAGTGCCTTCTCTGCTGGCATACGATCAACCCAACACTGTTACGACATCAGTCATGTTTTCCACAGTTTGACAAGCAAGGCAACAACTCCATTGCAGTTTGTTCAGCAGTACTTTAAAGTGGCAGAGCAACAGCGTAGAGAAGAATTATATGAAGATTTTCGCTGCAATGGAAGTGCACCTCCAACAATTTTAAGAAGCAATGCAATTGAGAAAGAAGCAGCAAAGATATATAGCTGCACAATGTTTAAGCTTTTCCGAGCAGAGTTGCTTGAATGTTTGTCAGTGGCAATAGAAGAAATTCAAGGTGATGGAATGACTGCTAAATTCAGGCTAAATGAGGAAGGCCAGAAGAAGGagaaaattgttgaatttaattgtGTGGAAACCCATCTCACATGTAGTTGCAAAAAATATGAGTCTGTTGGCATCTTATGTGTACATGCCTTGAAAGTACTGAATGCTAAAAATATCTTTCATATACCTCCTCAGTATATATTGAAGAGGTGGACAAAATCAGCAAAAGATGGGATGGTGGTAAATGGCCATGAAGGGGAAGTAGTTGATGACAGCCAGAGGCATTTGCATCTGGATGAGAGTAAACTTATGCACAAAGCTTTAAATGTCATTACTAAAAGCTTACCATTCGAGGGGACAAGGATGATAGCTGATGATTACCTGAGCATTGCATTGAAAAACATTGAAGATGCTTTAAGAACAAAAAACATAGGACAGCTTAACACAAGAGATGTATATGATGCCTATAAAGATGCTGCTGCAGCTGCTGATGCCAATGGCATTATTTCTGTAAAGACACAACGGATGGAATCAAATCCTTCAACGGTCAATCAACAGGAAGCATTGAACTACAGAATAAAATGTCAGTTGAAGAGGAAATATGATAATGATGGAAGAGAGACAAAGAGCAAGTCAAGTGATGGTGCAATTACTCATTGCCATTCCTTCAAAGAAGTAACAAAGG GAGGAGATTATCAAGGATCAAAAAAGCATGCTAGCAGGTCATATTCCGTGGGGGAAAATTCCCGACATTCTGCCTGTGTA
- the LOC102629395 gene encoding bZIP transcription factor 17-like — MSDPLLAEAPPPSNDFDALSIPPLDPPYLNSQIPHPCASSDDLDFVLDDNCDFDFTIDDLYFASEDDTFFLPSEDPHDGQFGDFSPDVDGGAAAVSPGSGSSGILGNPASLDVESYLNYSSSPQNSGNRISHLNYIGVSGGRSENSGSGVSSDNTDDPSPDSGNLVVDQKIKMEEVSKKGIFKRKKDIEETNNESRSNKYRKSSSLSVNEADNDHNLGEEEMKRKARLMRNRESAQLSRQRKKHYVEELEDKVRNMHSTIADLNSKISFFMAENASLKQQLSGSNAMPPPLGMYPPPPHMAAAPMPYGWMPCAAPYMVKPQGSQVPLVPIPRLKPQAAAAVPPRTKKSDGSKTKKVASVSFLGLLFFILLFGGLVPLVDVKYGGIRDGVSGGYFSSGFYNQHRGRVLTINGYSNGSGESMGIGFPNGRVGFDNRIHCARAVESKEKESQPAPDSDEFVRPRNASEPLVASLYVPRNDKLVKIDGNLIIHSVLAGEKAMASHDASKANSKEATGLAIPKDFSPALAIPDVRGNGARHSHFYRNPAERQRAISSGSTDALKDHMKSSAANGKLQQWFQEGLSGPLLSSGMCTEVFQFDASPAPGAIIPASSVANMTAEHRQNATQVNRGRNRRILHRLPVPLTNITGERKVQKESFAGNKSASSMVVSVLVDPRETGDGDVEGMISPKSLSRIFVVVLLDSVKYVTYSCGLPRSGLHLVTS; from the exons ATGTCTGATCCGCTCCTCGCCGAAGCACCACCGCCGTCCAATGACTTCGATGCCCTCTCAATTCCGCCGCTCGATCCCCCATACCTCAACTCACAGATTCCCCATCCCTGTGCCTCGTCAGACGATCTCGATTTCGTCTTAGACGACAACTGCGACTTTGACTTCACCATCGACGACCTCTATTTCGCCTCCGAAGATGATACCTTTTTCCTTCCCTCCGAAGACCCTCACGACGGTCAATTCGGGGATTTCTCCCCCGATGTCGACGGAGGAGCCGCTGCGGTCTCCCCCGGGTCAGGCAGTTCTGGAATTTTGGGCAATCCGGCTTCCTTAGACGTCGAGTCGTATTTGAATTACTCGTCGTCGCCGCAGAATTCGGGCAATCGGATCTCCCATTTGAATTACATTGGGGTTTCTGGCGGGCGCTCCGAAAATAGCGGGTCGGGTGTTTCGTCGGATAATACCGATGATCCGTCTCCTGATTCCGGCAATTTGGTTGTTgatcagaaaattaaaatggaggaAGTTAGCAAAAAGGGAATCTTCAAAAGGAAGAAGGATATCGAAGAGACGAACAACGAATCCAGGAGCAACAAGTATCGTAAATCGTCTTCTTTGTCTGTTAATGAAGCTGATAATGATCATAATTTGGGCGAGGAGGAAATGAAAAGAAAGGCGAGGCTTATGCGAAACCGAGAGAGCGCCCAGTTGTCGAGACAGAGAAAGAAACATTACGTGGAGGAGCTAGAGGACAAGGTGAGAAATATGCATTCTACAATTGCCGATTTAAATAGCAAAATATCGTTCTTTATGGCTGAGAATGCGAGTTTGAAGCAACAATTAAGTGGTAGCAATGCAATGCCTCCGCCACTGGGAATGTACCCCCCGCCGCCCCATATGGCTGCTGCGCCAATGCCGTATGGCTGGATGCCTTGTGCTGCACCCTATATGGTGAAGCCTCAAGGTTCGCAGGTTCCTTTGGTGCCTATTCCCAGGTTGAAGCCCCAGGCTGCTGCTGCGGTGCCTCCTAGGACCAAGAAGAGTGATGGTAGCAAAACTAAGAAAGTCGCTAGTGTTAGTTTCCTGGGCCTGTTGTTTTTCATATTGTTGTTCGGCGGGTTGGTGCCACTTGTTGATGTTAAGTATGGAGGTATAAGGGAtggggtttctggtggatatTTTAGCAGTGGGTTCTATAATCAACATAGAGGGAGGGTGTTAACCATTAACGGGTATTCAAATGGGTCGGGTGAGAGTATGGGGATTGGTTTCCCTAATGGGAGGGTTGGTTTTGATAATAGAATACATTGTGCGAGAGCTGTTGAATCAAAGGAGAAGGAGTCACAGCCTGCACCAGATTCAGACGAGTTTGTTCGTCCGCGCAATGCGAGTGAGCCGCTTGTTGCCTCTTTGTATGTGCCGAGGAATGATAAGCTTGTGAAGATTGATGGCAACTTGATAATTCACTCTGTTCTGGCCGGTGAGAAAGCTATGGCTTCTCATGATGCTTCTAAAGCTAATAGTAAGGAGGCGACTGGTTTGGCTATCCCCAAAGATTTTTCTCCGGCTTTAGCTATTCCCGATGTTAGAGGGAATGGAGCGAGGCACTCCCACTTTTACCGAAATCCTGCTGAGCGACAAAGGGCTATCTCTTCTGGCTCTACTGATGCACTAAAGGACCACATGAAGTCATCTGCAGCTAATGGTAAACTGCAGCAGTGGTTCCAAGAAGGTCTATCAG GGCCGTTGTTGAGTTCTGGTATGTGTACTGAAGTGTTCCAGTTTGATGCCTCACCTGCTCCAGGAGCGATTATTCCTGCATCATCAGTTGCTAACATGACTGCAGAACACCGTCAGAATGCTACACAAGTTAACAGGGGAAGGAATAGAAGGATTCTCCACCGTCTTCCAGTTCCCCTCACAAACATCACTGGGGAAAGAAAAGTTCAAAAAGAAAGCTTTGCAGGGAATAAATCTGCTTCTTCTATGGTTGTCTCCGTGCTTGTTGATCCAAGAGAGACTGGTGATGGAGATGTTGAAGGGATGATCAGTCCAAAGTCACTTTCGAGAATATTTGTTGTTGTGCTTTTGGACAGCGTCAAGTATGTCACTTACTCATGTGGGCTTCCTCGATCTGGTCTTCATCTAGTGACCAGTTAA